Part of the Scomber japonicus isolate fScoJap1 chromosome 6, fScoJap1.pri, whole genome shotgun sequence genome, GTGAGCAGCGCCGCTCTCATTCCGACCAACCAATCTCACCTGCTCTTTGACTCAGATGGGGGGAGGATagagcaaacaaacacattgacCCGTCCATGCTCCTATCTGCTTAGCTCAGCCAAGGCCATTCATTGTGTACACGCACTCGCTACAGCAAAACTCCCATCAGACTTTCCATTTAGCATACAAATGAAGTTCCTAATAATGTCAGTATAATTTCACCTTTTTCAcagtgaataaaaacaaagctcTTCTTTTAGTGCCATCACTTAATCTTATGTCTAGACTACTTTTTGTCTCCCACTGGAAGCCCAAAGGAATGCTTCGACCCTCCCCACAACCAACAATCAAATGCCTGTTTATCAATGCAAGCCCTCTCTGATACCAACAGAGTAAACATTACACAATTACAAGCAATGTCAAACACATTCTTATCCTGTGGTCTCAGcctcacacagacagaaagagcgTCCCTCCCTCAATGTGACAGTGCAGAGACAGACTATGTTTGCACTCAAATCTCCCATCTTCCCTGAGCCCTCTGTCCATGACCCAGGTGTGACTGCCTGAACGCTCCACTGAAGTCGGTCAGACATGACAGAATGCATTGATATACAGCCTTTTCAAGataaaaaagagggagaggcaCTGACACTAAATGTGACCAATGGGAAGGTCATTGATTCCTTGTCACCACTGGGAACTGGAACAGGATGTGTTTGCAGATCTGAAAGTTTGCTTCAGgtgtcaaagaaaacaaaacagcaatcATTTTTGACAGAGGAAATCCTAAACGATCATCAGTCTTTAAGCTTTTTGATGATTAACTTGTATCAACTGCATTGCAGCAGAATTAGTAAAAATCTTGCATAAGATGCCATGCATGTAAAGAAATAGTTCAGTTCTAGGATAAGAGTGGCATAGTTCTTCTTATCCAACTcgaagaagaaaagcaaatatcccaaaatgttgaattgtTGTGTCTGAAGCAAAGACAGACACCGTATTTCATTATCTAAGTACCTGTCCTCCATTTTGTCCAGCCCACAGACTTCATATTGTCCTCTCCAACATACTCGCAACCCCACAACACTCCACCGTGCCTTGTAAACACTGACGCAGAACAATAAAGCACTCCATTGGACTCATGACCCCCATTGCCACACAATAGAGTAGGActcataaaaaaacagttatcTCAAAGCTGGGCGACCTCTTAAAGTgtcagagggagaaaaggatGCTATTCAAGccacttttttttatctttggtCGTTGCAGTGATTCTAGCTGCAGGGAACTTTGGAGTAAGAGACTCCTGAGTTTCTAGAAAGCTAAGTTAAGAGACGGCTTCTACCATCATTTCACTAAAAGACTCTGTAAAGCTTAGACTTTGCTCTGATATGATGGCACAATCCTCATAGAATCAAGGACTGCTCTTTGAAGGCAGGGGGAGGGCGAGAACTTCAGAAGGGGAGTGGTAGCAAGAGGCTTGAGCAGGTTTAAAAGGCTCTAGCTCCCTGTGTGACCCATGTAATATCAAAGCCTGCCTCCCCAACCCCAGGCAGTGCCCATTGTAGTGCTGCTGCATATAACAGACCTCCTGGGTCTCTGCAGGACGTATCCAGTCTCTTTTTTGTGGCTCTCTGGGAGACACAGTCAGTGCAAGTAGAAAGTGCAGAGCTAAGCCATCTTCTCTGTGAGTGTGTCCCTGTTCCAAGCTAGCCTGAGGTGACAGAAAGCAACGCAACCCACGGATAATCCCCCCTGCTAATGTATCTGATCTGGAACTTCTGAGTCtgctagttttttttaaagtgcaggaTGCAGCTCAGCTTACATAGCACTGGCTCAATTTCATGGTGCTTTCGCCTGCATTAGCATTATTTTAGTATAAGAAAATCACAAGTTTCTAAACTCAGTGCATTTttttatcaaatcaatcacccaAAGAAGCTGTGCAGGATTTGTCAGGTGCTGTTTGTATACACATTCAAAGTTGTTCCATCCTTTCCGGCTTAAtgacacaagagagagagaaagagagagagagagcagcagtggttgagcgagctagagagtgaatgaatgagagtGAGTGGTGGCAGCAAGAACAAAGTACTGAATcgtataaataaaacataattttctgattgtttcacagcggtgGATTTCATATGAATGAAAATCCAGCAAAAAATCCATCTGGCTTCAACCTGTCCACTATGgcttctgtgttttgtgtgtgtgtgtagctcagcccCACCCTcagtcaaacagacacagacctGTTCTCTTCatacatccatgacacagactgaaagcagaggagagagaccgAGACAGCGATATATAACCTGATCGTGATGCTGTGAGTCCCAACCTCACACCCTGACTGTTGCTTGGGGCTACACGCCCACTCCCCAAAGGCTGATACCAAGAAACAactcaaacacagcaaaataataaaacaataagaaTATACAGACAGAATGCAGGGTCTTTGCAAATAAATACACTGCTACAAACTTCTAGTGGGCCATAAATGATGATTGAGCGAGATATACTTGAGTTtatacattgttttgttttttgttttttggggaaaATCCTCTTTTAATTGCTTCATTCATGCTTCAAAGTGAAAGGCCCTAAATAAGATGGATTAGTTAAGCTCAGTAAACATTATTAGTGGTTGGACAGTAGGTAAATATTGCACAGGACAACACAGGTGTGTGCTAACAAAATATGTAATCTCCCTCAGATCAGTTTCATTtctaaaggttaaaaaaaggctCTAATCAAAACTGCTTGTCACTGTTTGACTGTCTATCCAGTTGTGACCATCTATCCAACGAACCGTAACAGAATCAATAAAAACTCCCAAAGTAAGAGGAAATTCTTTGATTTGACCCAGCAGCGACCTTTCTCATATGACTGAAGGTGTGGCGACAATTTAAGGAGGGGGATTACTAGCTTTCTCTATAGGCGAAGAAGGGGTCATCAGTCCTGTCTGGCCAGAAAAGAGCCAATACCCCAGTGGACAGCTCCTGCTGCTCCAAGTCTGCGCCCAGCCTCAGCAACTATACTAATACCCATAAAGGTGGGGGGGGGCTTTAAAATCAGTCCTCCTTAAGGCCCAGCAGAGATAAATGAACCTAGGTTACAGTCACTGCAGTCTTCTAATACACCACAGACAATGGGACCCCCTGCCAAGCCAGAGTATAGAGAGTAGAAGTCAGAGGAGCCCCTTATCAAAGGCCTGGGAGATGTAGTAGCAAAGGATTTTAATTGTCCATTAAGCATGCATAATACAGGCCGTGCCCTAGCAACGCAATGAGACGCCCTGCTGGGATATTATTGTCAGGCCAGGGGCTgacactgaaaaacagctgatgCTGTCGGCAGGATGCCAGCAGGACACCTTGTAAGCAGCCAGCTGAGGGTTTTTGGGGGAGCAAAGTGCTTTCCGCCAGCGACCCTTCCCTTCTGACGCTACAACCATATTGCTGACCCCTCTGCCTCCACAACCTGAGGTCAATGCCTGGTCAGGTGTTCTGAGCgacaacaacacaaaactcAAGCAAACAGACAATCCACAAGTGGGACCAGTTTATCCAAAGGTAAAAGAGCAAGCCAAGGCAAACAACTTGTTTTCCCTTCAAAGCTCACCTCGTGTTCGGACACGAGAGGACAACAATAGGCTCTGAGTGAGTCTCTCAAATCACAGTTTTATGGAGGGTGAGTGATGGTACGGAGGGTAAATGCTCTGTGAAGCCTATCAGCTTTGTTTTTATGTCGTATACACCAGGTACACTCAGTCAATACTAATTACTGCGAATGCAAACAGCAGGTTGGGGTGAAATGGTCAGAGCAATACCACACAGCATTTCCTTGTTTTGGCAACTCTCAGAGAGGAGTCATTAGCAACCTGTATGgcgaggggggtggggggtgggggggtggtgaTGGCGTAACGTTGAGGTGATCTGGATGTGTCTGTCCCCCTTCCCTGACCCAGGCCTGACCCTGGCCTGTCACAGGATTGCTACCCTTTGTGTCATGCTTCTCCATGCTGACTTTGGAGTGGAGATTGCAGGTACAATGTGGATTGTTCTCAGTGTGTTTTCAAAGATCAGAATAACAATGGCATTTGCTCAGCTCACTCACTCACGCTCATTGATCACTTGccccctctttctctgccaCTCTGATCACATCAGCTGTGCTTCTGACAGGATTTTCACAAACAAAACCATGTACTTTTTGAAACCATTACTGAAAAATGTATCTCTAAATTGAAGTTAGGAAATATTTGTATGATTATTCTGTCACTAATCATGCTCTATTTGCTAACATAAGCAACAGTAGCATATAATATGTCCCATGTGCTCTCTGTGACGCTAAACTGCACGTTAAACAACGCTACCTGTCATCTTACTGGGAGGCGAAGCGCTGGTCTGGGGGTGATGTGGCGAGCTGTGTGACAGCAGAGGGTTGATGCTGTGGGTCGGGGTGTAGGCGTCCATGGCCAACTTCTGCCTGAAGGCTTCCTCTTTGCGTCGGTTGGCAAACCAGTTGTAGACTCGCACTTCTGTGACCAGGTTAGAGCCGAGGCCCTGAGCTTTGGACGGGGATACGCCTCTCTGGAGACACTCGGCTCTGCAGGAAACAAAATTGTACAAAGTGAGAAATTTGGACAGATATTGATATTTACTAGGAAGGTACAGGAAGTTGTCATGTTTGCCCACCTGTTGCATTCTTCTACCAGagcttccctctcctctttgcTGGGGTTCTTCTGCCTCTCATAGGCCTGGTAGAGGATCTGTTGTGACGCAGGCCCCCATTTGAAACGGTTACGTCTCATTTTCTTGCACGAGGGTTCACTGCCGACATCTTCACCGGGCTGACCCATGCCCTGACCGGTTGGGTTGTattctgggaaaaaaaacaccgGATCCTGATTGCCTTTGTCTGACATATTGCTGCCAGAGCCTTGCACTGCCTGGTTGAACTCTGCAAAAATAAGAGGAGGCACATTTAATGAAAGTGGAACTGCTaaatatcattataataatactaattattattattaacacagATAAGAGTGGTGTTTTCAATCTATAGATGCTGGTTTGTTGTTTCCTTTGGATGGAATATTACAAAGTACAACAAAAGAGTGAAGcatgcatttttttcaattataaCGCTCAATAACAGGATCTAGGACAGGCCTACTGCTGCATCCACTATCATGAGGAAATGTTCAATCCTTTGCAATATCCCTGCAGGTTTGAAACCCAAATAAAAAGCAAGCCAGGGCCAAGCTGTGAGAAACTCAAATATTAACTTACGTCTGAGAATTTCCCGCTGTTTCTTGACATACCAGGTGTAGAGGGCCGCTCGCTTCTGCGTTTTCATGGGCGTGCCTTTGTTGAGGTGCTGGGAGAGGTGAGACTGATTCAGCCCTGTGATGTCCACCACCTCCCGTTGGGGAATGTTGTGCTGCTGCATGTAACCTTTGATCATGCGGGCAGCACGCCATGGATCCTCTCTGTGGGTTCAGATAAAACACATAAGCAGAAAACATGACTCATTTCTCCTCTGACCTATGAGCAGCTACAGAGGGGAAAGTAGTAAAGAACAAAACCAGTTTTACACAGATTATATGGctgaaataaagtttttttattCTACATCATACTATCAATTTACTATGAGTTGCATGAAGAAATGTTACATGTAGAAGGGAGAGATTTTAAGAACATGCTTTagttgattttaaaagtgtatttgcACCAATTACAAAGTCTagagacataaaaacattatgATCAAACACTCAGCCGCTCATGGACTTGTTCCTTCCCTCTAGTTTCACTGTTTTGCAAGGTCTCAAGTTTAAAAGGGGCTGTAACGATAGTAAGTACCCTCACAGACAACCCATTTATCATTGTTGCCCGTTCAATAGGCTGTAAATATTTTCAAAGGTTAGTTCAAGTGGATTCAGTGAGGTTGAGAAACTTGGACTTAGTATTTGTCGCCTAAACTCCTGATTTCAACCAGGAAACAAGTTAGATTAGTTTCAATTTGCAGTAAACTTCTGCTACAATGAAAATGTGACACAAATGTTCTCATCCATTTTTAAATAGACTGAAATTTTAAaatctggttttaaaaaaaatctcttaggcgtaatatatgaatatattggTTAAACTATAGAGCCAATAAAGGATCAAACTCATGccataaaacaacaatatgtaAAATAGCTTTGATTAAAATTCTGTCATTGTCTTTACTAAAATGAGTCTTGATAAGATAATTTGAGGTCAGGATTACATGTCCATATGATGATGAATATGCTTTTAAAATTAGAGATGACAGCACatctcaaataaaatcaaagttcaaagacatttttttaaggaaTAACACCTAGACTTAATATATGAAGTAAACATTATTCTGTATCTCTacgtttttgtttagtttttttcagtgACGCTGTAacggggaaaaaaaacattgtctttaCCTTACAATCCGAGATTAGCGGGCCCAGACACACTGACATCCGTAATTATAGCAAATCTACAcgcgtgtgtttgttttggagaATGTGGAGGCCTACATCTCAGTCTGCTGGTTAAGTGGGAGATGTTAGTTTATAACTTTTGACAATGAATAACCAGATCTCCATTCACTCTAATCACACGCCACTGTGTATCTTTCAGTTGATGATTTAtagaataaaattaataataactTAACTACACGTGGGTTCGTTTGGATTTTCTTCCGGCCCTGTTAGCCGACGATAGAGACTCAAATATTAGTTTTACAGTGAAACGAGTGGTTTGAGTGAGATAATTGGAAATAAATGGATTAGTGATGTCAAATTGCCATGATGGGTTTACTGTCACGTaaataaaaggagaaaacaaaactgctttatttatagTAATTAGTAAATGAGTTAATCAAACTGTATTATTAATAGTgcctattatcattattattattattattattactactactactactattattattattattattattgttattattattattattattattattattaaatgataGGCATATgctttcttattattattatccaacGTGttagtcatattttttattctaaatTCCCAGTCAGAAGTGTCTTCTTTCTATTGACTTTCCCCTGTTGTGGCCTCTTTGCCGGATATTTTATCGTTGAGAGGTGGAGTAAagttaataataaatagatctaagttcagctgatATTTTGGAAAggtaaagaaataataatccaTGTGGATAATTAGTAACCAGAATGTGAAAACGAAGCCGTGGCGggttattttaaaattgtaaacaaagaaaggaatgaTAGTTTAAAAAGTTTAGGTAAATTAAGGCCtaatttttcttaatttaaaatgaattttctAACTTTTTAGAGTGTATAGCGCGCCGCACTTAATTAAGACTAAACTAGCAAGACATAATTTTCACTTTGTAGTTTCACATTCATATTGAGACGATTTTAGTAACTTGATCCACTTTTTAAATGAGACAAATGTAGCAGAAAAAACTTACGCCAACATGCGTTCCACCTCCGCCCTCTGCTCCGCGGCCTCCTCCGTATTGAGGGACTGGAGCTCCCTCAGGATCGGCGGCGTGTCGTAGTCGTCCCCGTCCTCGGAGCCCTCGTCCCCGGACAGCTTGCCCTTGCTGTGACCATTGGTGAGCGTGTGGAAGACGGGCTTCGTGTCCTGCTCTCCTGCGCTCATCTTGCCACTCTGCGGAGCAGCGGGAGACATGGGCAGGCTCTCCAGTTTTACTCCAAAGGCGGACGGGCTCGGGTCCATATCATCCAGGGCCTGGATCAGAACATCTTTGGTAACTCCTGAGTCCAGCAGGGCGCTGAGGAGCTCCTGCTGCAGGGATGTCAGCTTGGATACCATTTTagagaacattaaaaaaacacaacataggcctgctgtgtgtgcgtgctgggGCAAAGAAAAaggtgaagagagaaagaaagaatattttttttaaacagtagaaaaaagaaaaacttcctttcttcctctctggtcCAGTGTTGTGGGGAGTTAACCGCTGCTGACACCTGCTCCGAGAAGCTGCTTCACTTCCCTGTTGAGGGGAGGATGGAGTTACTTTGCCATGATGCTTTCTCAGTGCGGGGGAATATAAAACATGGTAATGAGTGGGCCGGCTGATGTAAATCCAGAGAATACGGCCCTCTCTGGGCTGAGGTAGACATGTGTTTACACTGCAGCACTGCTGCTTTTATTGGCTCCCCTTATCAGCAAAACTTTCATGGACTTTGGACCCTGTTGTATATGCCATAAAGACTTTTAAGAAAGGCGAGCTGCACATATCCACATCGCTGGATCAGATCTCCCAGTAGtggctttattttttcatacttTCCGGGATACTTTCTGCTAGAAATAACttattaatcatatttaatttaattatgcattcatgtttttgtgtttgttgttattCTTTTTTGTCAATCTACGCCCACTAATTGAGTGACTCAAACTAGCCCATGTTATTATTTAAGACTTTAAGTCTTCTCATTAGGCTATCATTAGTTGGCTGCTACTAATGGGCTAATTATGTTCAGTAGGTGTTGATGGTGTTGTTAATGAGGTACTGGTGGCTATTTTCGCTGTGAttcaattgtttgttttatttaatgaaacCCAATAATCTAATTAGGTCAAATATCTCACGTTAtgtctagtttttttttataataaggagaaaactgcccccccccccccccccccccacgacTAACTCTGGAAAAGAAGCCAAAGACCTTATAATATCCTTCCggtgctttttctttttaaacgtATGGAAGACATGCTGCTTTCACATCATATCGTTTCCTAAAAAACAAAGATGATGTTATTAACAATACAGCAGCAATAACATTGTGACAACATGACATTATAGGCCAAAATTGAAATGCCttaatctcttttttatttccaaataaataaaagaaatgccCTTCACAAACCTTCAATTCACTCAGGAGTTAAAGAAACTCTTAATCATTCATGTAGTACAGGAGCAGTTTGGGAGTATTAGAACAAAAAAGCAATACTTATAATAGAAGTGAGTTTACTTTCGTTCATCCTCCCATCACAGAGATGCAGGTATAACGGCTGCAGTGCGATGTTAAAGGCGTCCAATCTGACTTTaaaagtcacacaaacacattcaaatgaacGCTGTGAACTTTATTAAACATACTGAACATCAGCAAATCATATATGTAGTTTAAACATTGTAATTTGACAAAAGGTATTTAATAGGAATAAAATCGGGATAAATCCAGAAACGTAAAGCCACACTATGTGAACAACTGAGTTTTCTCattgatgatgatttttatgCTGCAACAGTCGGGCTTTTTAAAGCTCTTCCATAAGTCTTAAAACTATTTACAGCGAGTTGAATCATAGCTTGACCTTTTAATAATACATCTTAATCTTCAGGCATCAATGACTCCTCCTGGGGCAACGACAAAGTATGCATAATATGGTAATTATGGTAAAGTAGATGAAATTGATAGATCGAGTAATTTGAGCACAGCAGGTCACATCATTTCACAATAAAGAAGAAGGAGaccttttaaaacacatttttatacattatgaAAAAAACAGCATCTATACATCCACTGATGAGTGTGATATAGTTCACAGTGGTGGCATGTTGCACCTGCACTCTTATCTACAGTGGAACAAGGCCAACACTTTTGTAgaaactataaaatatattgtacaACTTTATTGGTGATGTTTAAATTACCTTAAGATGGACTGTCTTTTAACCTTTATTCTCAATAAATATGGGATTTAAATGAGACTTCACTGTGAGGAGTGAAGGaatgtaactaagtacatttactcaaacgCTTCATTGTGTGCCactttacaaatatatcttGAATTTTAAGTATAAATTCAAATTGCAATTTTTAATTGAGATATCTTCTAAAATATAGCCTATAAATATtgcaaaatgtatattttatatatatagtctGGATTACTCAACCTCAGAAAACTAAACTAATGTGCATCATGAGGGCTTTAAACTAATGAATATAAAGATTAAGAATACAATTCCAacgttttcatttcattaaatctgaatgaaaaaaaaaaacatattcttgCTTGAGAGTTGGAGCTTGAAAACTGA contains:
- the hnf1ba gene encoding hepatocyte nuclear factor 1-beta-A isoform X1, whose amino-acid sequence is MFSKMVSKLTSLQQELLSALLDSGVTKDVLIQALDDMDPSPSAFGVKLESLPMSPAAPQSGKMSAGEQDTKPVFHTLTNGHSKGKLSGDEGSEDGDDYDTPPILRELQSLNTEEAAEQRAEVERMLAEDPWRAARMIKGYMQQHNIPQREVVDITGLNQSHLSQHLNKGTPMKTQKRAALYTWYVKKQREILRQFNQAVQGSGSNMSDKGNQDPVFFFPEYNPTGQGMGQPGEDVGSEPSCKKMRRNRFKWGPASQQILYQAYERQKNPSKEEREALVEECNRAECLQRGVSPSKAQGLGSNLVTEVRVYNWFANRRKEEAFRQKLAMDAYTPTHSINPLLSHSSPHHPQTSASPPSKMTVRYSQGPGEVTSSTTISHHSSNAMATSQSVLQQVSPGGLDPSHSLLSPDAKMISGSGGGLPPVSTLTNIHSSHHSHQQSQNLIMPLSGVMAIAQSLNTSQSQTVPVINSVAGSLAALQPVQFTQQLHSPHQQSLMQQSPSHMSQQPFMATVTHSHMYPHKQEPPQYSHPSRFPSAMVVTDANSISTLSSMSSSKTDAPVNKMVQLGGLSWCPLQAW
- the hnf1ba gene encoding hepatocyte nuclear factor 1-beta-A isoform X2; its protein translation is MFSKMVSKLTSLQQELLSALLDSGVTKDVLIQALDDMDPSPSAFGVKLESLPMSPAAPQSGKMSAGEQDTKPVFHTLTNGHSKGKLSGDEGSEDGDDYDTPPILRELQSLNTEEAAEQRAEVERMLAEDPWRAARMIKGYMQQHNIPQREVVDITGLNQSHLSQHLNKGTPMKTQKRAALYTWYVKKQREILRQFNQAVQGSGSNMSDKGNQDPVFFFPEYNPTGQGMGQPGEDVGSEPSCKKMRRNRFKWGPASQQILYQAYERQKNPSKEEREALVEECNRAECLQRGVSPSKAQGLGSNLVTEVRVYNWFANRRKEEAFRQKLAMDAYTPTHSINPLLSHSSPHHPQTSASPPMRYSQGPGEVTSSTTISHHSSNAMATSQSVLQQVSPGGLDPSHSLLSPDAKMISGSGGGLPPVSTLTNIHSSHHSHQQSQNLIMPLSGVMAIAQSLNTSQSQTVPVINSVAGSLAALQPVQFTQQLHSPHQQSLMQQSPSHMSQQPFMATVTHSHMYPHKQEPPQYSHPSRFPSAMVVTDANSISTLSSMSSSKTDAPVNKMVQLGGLSWCPLQAW